Below is a genomic region from Hyphomicrobium nitrativorans NL23.
CCAGATTGCCAAATCCTTGCTCCAGCGGCCGAAGCGCGGCTTTGAGAACGATGTCCGAAAGCCGGAGCGCGAGCGTCCGCAACACGTCTCCCACCGCACGCCCTTTGACGGCGATGCCGTCGAACGCACCGGCGAGCACGGTCGAGAACTGGCGGCCGAGGCGCGCTGCGTTGCGAAGTTCCGACGAGAGACCCGTCGTGTCGGCATTGATCGCGACCGTCCACGTTTCAGCCGGCGTATTAAATTCATTCATGGGAGCGCCTCATTCTGGTCCGTCGGGATAGCGGTCTTGAAGGTCCGAAAGGTCGCTTCGCGACGGTGGCTCCTCAGCCCGCGTGGCGCCGAAGCGGCCACGCACCGCCGCGTCGAGTTCCGCAAGCGTCAGGCTCCAGAAGGCGCGCGGTTCGAGGCCGAGTACGCCAAAGCCCACGGCCATTACGTCCTGCCAGGGAAAGGGCCGGCGGCCTCGCCTCCCTCGCAATCCGATCCGTCGCCGCCAGACCTCGCGGAGAACGTCGTCGCCAGCAAACGCGCCACGATGTCGACGTATCCCGCCGCCCCGCCTTCGACGCGCATCGCCGACACCGCAAGATCGCTCACGTCGAAGCCCGCCCCGCGAAGCCCAGCCCCGATAATACGCTGGCAATCGCGCGCGGAAATGCGCCCCGCTTCGAAGCGCGTTGCGAGCGCGAGCATGTCCTCGTCGCCGAAAGCGGATTCGAGTTCCGCCAGCGCACCGAGCGTCAGACAGAGCCGATAGGGCTTGCCGTCGAGCACGGCGTCGATTTCGCCCCGATGGCGGTTGGCCATGTCGTCATCCTCCCGATCAGTCTGCGTCGAAACTCAGCGCGCCCGCGGATTCGAGCGCGATCTCGAACGCCACTTCTCCGTCGTGCCGCCCAGTGAGCTCGAACGAGGTAATCTGAAACGCGCCCTCCACGACGCCGAAATCCGGCACAACGACCTGCCAGTCGCGGATCGTTCCATCGAACACGTAGCTCCTGATCAGCGCGTCCGATTCCTCATCCTTGAAGATGCCCGATCCCGAAAGCCGCGCGCTCTTGACGCCCGCCCCCGCCAGAAGCTCGCGCCACTGTCCCGCACTCTCCTGATGCGTCACGTCCACCGTCTCGGCATTGAACGCGATGGCTCTCGCCCGCAATCCTGCGACCGTCGTGAAACTTCCCGAGCCGTTGCTGTCGACCTTCAAGAGAAGGTCCTTGCCTTTCTGCGCCGCCATGTCATCTCCGATGCTCTTGCTAAGGGTTCGGCTCGGTCACGGCGCGAAATCGCGCGATGCCCTGCCATGTCTCGCCGTCTCTCTCGCGCACGGTATCGCTCGCCTCGTGGCGGATGCTCACAAGCCGTTGTCCCGAGACCGACAACGCAGCCTCGTGCAGGGCGGCGCGAAGCGCGTCGAGCACAAGATGCACTTCGCGCGCGCCGGGAGCTTTCGACCAGGCCATCAGCGTCAGCGCATGCTCCGCACCTTCCTCCGTGCCGGTGCTCCAATCGCGCGTCGTGGTCGGACCGAGCGTGACATACGGGAACGCAGCACCGCGCGGCACCTCGTCGTAAATCCGTGCGCCACCGAGCGCCGCAACGAGGTCCGCATTCGCCACGAGCGCGCCGTACACCGCCTTCTGAAGTTCCCACGCTGCGCTCGACATCCATTACCTCATTGCCTCGTCATCGCCCCGCTCGACGCGCGGTTGCGTCTCTCGCGGCCTTGTGCCGGCTTCGGTTCGCGTGGCGCGCAGGACCTCAGCCCGCGCCATGGCGCGCCGCCGCACAGCCGCAACCAACGCCTCGATGCGTTGAAATCCGCCCCCATCGAGACGCGCTCCGATCTTCACGGCACGCGCTCCTCGACGAGACAGCGCATGACGCGCCGGCGCTCGCCGCTATCGATCACGGCGCGTATCTCGAAAATTCTCGTTCCCATCTTGAAGCGCATGTGCGGCCCGAGCCCTGCTCTATGGCGAACCCAGATCTCGTGGCTCACACGCCCTTGAATCCCGTTGGCCTCGATACGTTCGCTGCCCGAGAGCGGCTCTACGGCTCCCCACACTTCGGCCACGAGCGACCACACGCGCGTCGCGCCGCCCCCGCCGTCGGCCGTATCGACTGGCTCTTCGAGCCCGAGCCTGTGCCTCATCTCCCCAAACGATACGCGCGTCACAGCCGCACCTCCCGATAGGGTTTCAAGAGATCCGATACGGCGTGTGGAATTGCGGCGCCCGCAGACCCGATCTCCATGGGATCGCGGTGCTCATACCAATGCGCGACCAGTAGCAGGATCGCGTGCCGGATCGGCTCCGGCACCTCTTCCGCCTCCGCGCCCATGCCGGCTTCGAAGTCGATCTCGATGCCGCTCACCGGCAGACCCGGTGCCGGCCAGCTTTCACCGTTGGGGACAAGCCTCGGCGTCAAGGCGTCCTGGTCGAGCAGATAGCGCTCGGGCGGCAGCACGTCCGGCGTGCCATCCGCACCGCGCACGCGCACCTCCTCGATGCTGTGCACGGGCCTCAGCGGAAAGCGCACCGCTGCATTTTTCGACGACCGCGGCTCAGGCCATTTGTCGAGCGTCAGGCGCCATTCCTGGCTAATCAGCGCGAGCCCGAGGGCGGCTTCGACGTGCAGCCGCGAGGTCACGATCAGGCTTGCGATCAGAATGTCCTCGGCGTCTCCGTCGATGCGCAGATGCGCCTTCGCTGCGCTCACCGAGACCGGCTCGACGGCAGGTGCGCCCATCAGGGTCAAAGCCATGCTTCCTCTCCTCATTGATCGATCAGCCCCCCAACGAGCGAAGCCGCCGGAGGGGGACCGGCGGCTTCGCTCTCACCCGGCGAGAGGGAGGAGACCCGCCGGGGTTTCTGTTTTCGCTCACGCGCCTGTTCGCGCGCCTTTCAGGCGCGCTGGCGCTCCGCGGGGGCGGCGCAGCTCATGCGGAGCTTGGCGCCCTCGCTCTTACTCCGCGAAGCGGAGCAGCTTGATCGCGTTGAAGTCCTGCACGCCGCCACCCACGCGCTTGGTCGTGTAGAAGAGGACGTAGGGCTTCGCCGAGTACGGATCGCGCAGCACGCGGATGCCCACCCGGTCGACGATGAGGTAGCCGCGCCGGAAGTCGCCGAAGGCCATGGCGTAGGCGCCGCTTGCGATCGCCGGCATGTCCTCGGATTCGATCACCGGATAGCCCATCAGAAGCGACGGCTCGCCCGCCGCCGCGGCCGGCTGCCACAGATAGGTGCCGTCGTCGTCCTTCATCTTGCGGATCGCCGCCTGCGTTCCGCGATTGAAGACGAACGTTCCGTTCGCCCGATACCCCGCCTTCAGCGTGTAGACGAGGTCGATCAGCTTGTCGGAGGGATTTTCGGCCGGAAACGCACCGTTCACGCCCGTCTTGATGTAGGCGATTTCGCCCCACTCCTCGTCGCCCGCAAGCTCCTTGGTGTAGCTCATGAAGCCCGTGGGCTCCGTCGTGCCATTGCCGCTGACGAAGGCCTTGCCTTCCTGCTCGGCAAACGTGCCCTGCACCTCCTCGGCAATCCATGCGTCGATGTCAACGGCGCTGTCGTCGAGCAGCGTCGCGGACGCCGCCGGCATAGCGTAAAGCTCCTTCGTCGCGAACGGGATCTCGACGAGTGTCGGCGTACTGGTTTGCGTTCGTGCCGTCGTCTCCGCCACCCAGCCGTGCGCAAATCCGGTCGTCGAGAACGGCTTCTTGTAGACCGAGCCCGACACCTGCCGCACGGATGCGATGGCGCGGATCGGCGAGATGTTTTTCAGCGCCGACATCACAGCCCGCTCCGTCTCGGGCGGAACGAGATAGCCGCCGTCGGCGCCGCTGTTCGTCGACACCGCGAGCGCCTTCTGCTCCAGGAGGTGAAGGCCTGCAGCGTCGCCCTTACGGACATAGGCATGAAAAGCTTGGCGGTGCTCGCGCACGGCGCCCGTCTCCGGCGCGCCGCCGCCGATATGCGGCCGCTCGGCCTTGAGCGCCAAGCGATCCGCCGTGCGCTTCGTTTCATCGATGGCGCGGTCGATCCGCGCCAGGCGCTCGTCGATCAGCGGGTCCGATGCCGAGCGGCGTTCGATTTCGCCGAGCCGCTCGTCGTTCGTCTCCTTGTAAGCTTCGAACGCGCGCATAAAATCTTCGAATGCCGCGCTCACGCTGCCGCCGGCTTTCGTTTCGATGTCGTCATGGTCTGCCATATCGATGCTGTCCTTGTGGATGCCTGTGTTCACGTCACGACCGGAGAGCGATGGCTGCTTCCCGCATGCGGGCCGCAAGCTGAGCCTCCGTCGTCATGCCTCCGCCCGCATCCCGCAGGGCTTTGAGGCCTGAGAGCCCCGAGCGGAGCACCGCGCGGGCCTCGCCTCGCGTCAGCCCAGCATCCCGCGTGAGCCACCGCTCGAATTCGCGCTCGGTCGGAGGGCCCGACGCGAACGGCTTCTGTTTCGTTGTCGTGATCCGCGCTTCGGGCAGCAGCGGAAACGTCACGATGGAAATCTCCCAAAGATCGATCTTGTCGATCCTGCGCACCCCCGATGCCTTGTCGCGCCGCGCCTTCACCGTACGAAAGCCGATGGAAAGTCCGTCGAGCGCGCCGGCCCGCATCAGCGCCATCACCTCGCGCGCTTTCGATACCTCGCGCATCAGGCGGCCCTGTGCGTAGAGCCCGCGCGCATCTTCCCGCAGCACCGTCCAGACCCCGATCGGCTGGTTCGAGTCGTGCTGAAAGAGCAGCTTGACGCCGCGCGGCCCGCGGCTCGCCAGGCTTTCGCGGAATGCGCCCGGCATGACGACGTCGCGTCCCAGGTCCTCGCGGTTGAACAGGCTTGCGTAGCCCTCGAACGTTCCGTCGGCCTCCGTGTGCTTGAAGTCGAGCGAGACGAATTTCATCTCGGGTGCCGGGGCCGGCACGCCCCCGCGCGTCGTCGTTCGGTTCGCTTGAGAAGCGCCCATTCATGGAACTCCGGATTTATCTGGTGTCTGTTCGAAGCGGCGATGCGGGCCCTTGGTCTCCGCCGCTTACTCTTCCGAGGGCAAGTCGGCGATCGCCTCAGTCTCTAGCGGCGCATAGCCCACTGCCGCGCGCTTCTCGTTCTGCGTCAGGAAACTCACCCTTTCGATGCGCGCCCAAAGCGCTTCGCGCTCGCTCGTCAACGCTTCGATCTGATCGAGATCGGGGCGCAGTTCGAGACGTCGCTCTCCATGCATCGAAGGCACGCTCGGTCTTGCCGTTTCCCACGCGGGCGCGAGCCATGACGACATGGCCTTCGCCGTGCGCACGACCAAAGGCAGCACGGTGCCGCGCCAAAACGCACGCTGCGCCTCCTGGTAATTCGAGTATGTGTTGTCGCCGGGGATGCCGAGCAGCATCGGCGGCACGCCGAACGCCAGCGCGATCTCCCGCGCCGCGCCGTTCCGCGCCTCGACGAAGTCCATATCCTTCGGCGACAGGCTGAGCGGCTTCCAATCGAGGCCGCCCTCCAACAGCAGGGGCCGCCCGGCGCGTTGAGGTCCTTGGAACCCATCGTCCAACTCCGCCTTCAGGCGCTCGAACTGCTCCGGCGTCATCCGCCCGTCCGCGCCGCCGTAGACCAGCGCTCCAGACGGGCGCGCCGAATTGTCGAGCAACGCCTTGTTCCAACGTCCCGCCGTGTTGTGAATGTCAATCGCCTGCGCGGCTGCCTCGACAGGGCTCATGCCATAGTGGTCGTTCGCCGGATGGAAGAGGCGCACGTGCAGGATCGGGCGCACGCCTTCGATCGGCTCTTCGTCGAAGCGCACGGTGCGCCCTGCACACGTGTATTCATAGGCTTCCGGCCAGCCCTCGCCGCCCGGCACCACTTTCATCCTGTCGGGCCTCAGCGCATAAAGCTCTCGCAGCTTTCCATCGACCGCAACCGCCTCGACATAGCCGTTGCCCGAGACGAGCAGATAGCCGTACCAGCTCTCCAGAAAATCCGCGCTCGTGTGGTCGACGCTCGGCCTCGCCAGAAGGTCGAGCAGCGGATGCTGTTCGATCTCCGCGTCGCCCTCGTACAGCAACAACGGCACGGACGCCGCCGCTTCCGAAATCATACGCACCGCGCGATAGACGATTGCGTTCTGCATGAAGCCTTCGCGGGCGAATGCCTCGTAGTCGCGCGGCGTCCAGACAGGGCGGCCGAGCGTCTCCAGCACGATCAGCGGTCCCGCTGCGCTCGCCTTCGCTTCGTTGGCGGACGGAAGAGCAGCAGACGGTTTCGCCCGGCCAGGCCAAAGGCCCGCCAGCGTCTCCAGAATACGCGGCATTGAGTGATCCTTGCTTCGATCTCGTCTTTATAGCTGCCGGATTCCCGGCTGGGCCGTGCGCTCGATCATCAAATCGGTCAGCGCCCACACCAGCGCGTCCACACGATCCGGACTTCTCCCTCGCGACAGCCCGTCCGCGCCGAAGGCGAGCATCTGCTCTTCGAGTATCGCGTGCACACCCACATGTGCCACACGGCCCTCGGCATAGAGCGCGGCCACCGGCTCCGCTCTCAGCCACTTACCGCGCGTTGCACGCACCTTGCGGACAGCGACGGCCTCGTCGATCTGGCGCAAAACCGAGACCACGAGATCGCCGCCCTGGTTCACCTCCGCGACGACGCGGTCGGCCATGAATTCGTGGTACGCCCGCACGGCCGCACGCGCCCATACGTCCGGCGAACGACCTT
It encodes:
- a CDS encoding phage major capsid protein, with protein sequence MADHDDIETKAGGSVSAAFEDFMRAFEAYKETNDERLGEIERRSASDPLIDERLARIDRAIDETKRTADRLALKAERPHIGGGAPETGAVREHRQAFHAYVRKGDAAGLHLLEQKALAVSTNSGADGGYLVPPETERAVMSALKNISPIRAIASVRQVSGSVYKKPFSTTGFAHGWVAETTARTQTSTPTLVEIPFATKELYAMPAASATLLDDSAVDIDAWIAEEVQGTFAEQEGKAFVSGNGTTEPTGFMSYTKELAGDEEWGEIAYIKTGVNGAFPAENPSDKLIDLVYTLKAGYRANGTFVFNRGTQAAIRKMKDDDGTYLWQPAAAAGEPSLLMGYPVIESEDMPAIASGAYAMAFGDFRRGYLIVDRVGIRVLRDPYSAKPYVLFYTTKRVGGGVQDFNAIKLLRFAE
- a CDS encoding phage portal protein, whose product is MPRILETLAGLWPGRAKPSAALPSANEAKASAAGPLIVLETLGRPVWTPRDYEAFAREGFMQNAIVYRAVRMISEAAASVPLLLYEGDAEIEQHPLLDLLARPSVDHTSADFLESWYGYLLVSGNGYVEAVAVDGKLRELYALRPDRMKVVPGGEGWPEAYEYTCAGRTVRFDEEPIEGVRPILHVRLFHPANDHYGMSPVEAAAQAIDIHNTAGRWNKALLDNSARPSGALVYGGADGRMTPEQFERLKAELDDGFQGPQRAGRPLLLEGGLDWKPLSLSPKDMDFVEARNGAAREIALAFGVPPMLLGIPGDNTYSNYQEAQRAFWRGTVLPLVVRTAKAMSSWLAPAWETARPSVPSMHGERRLELRPDLDQIEALTSEREALWARIERVSFLTQNEKRAAVGYAPLETEAIADLPSEE
- a CDS encoding phage head closure protein, translated to MRHRLGLEEPVDTADGGGGATRVWSLVAEVWGAVEPLSGSERIEANGIQGRVSHEIWVRHRAGLGPHMRFKMGTRIFEIRAVIDSGERRRVMRCLVEERVP
- a CDS encoding phage major tail protein, TP901-1 family; this translates as MAAQKGKDLLLKVDSNGSGSFTTVAGLRARAIAFNAETVDVTHQESAGQWRELLAGAGVKSARLSGSGIFKDEESDALIRSYVFDGTIRDWQVVVPDFGVVEGAFQITSFELTGRHDGEVAFEIALESAGALSFDAD
- a CDS encoding gene transfer agent family protein, translated to MANRHRGEIDAVLDGKPYRLCLTLGALAELESAFGDEDMLALATRFEAGRISARDCQRIIGAGLRGAGFDVSDLAVSAMRVEGGAAGYVDIVARLLATTFSARSGGDGSDCEGGEAAGPFPGRT
- a CDS encoding phage tail assembly chaperone, whose translation is MAVGFGVLGLEPRAFWSLTLAELDAAVRGRFGATRAEEPPSRSDLSDLQDRYPDGPE
- a CDS encoding head-tail connector protein, which encodes MALTLMGAPAVEPVSVSAAKAHLRIDGDAEDILIASLIVTSRLHVEAALGLALISQEWRLTLDKWPEPRSSKNAAVRFPLRPVHSIEEVRVRGADGTPDVLPPERYLLDQDALTPRLVPNGESWPAPGLPVSGIEIDFEAGMGAEAEEVPEPIRHAILLLVAHWYEHRDPMEIGSAGAAIPHAVSDLLKPYREVRL
- a CDS encoding DUF3168 domain-containing protein, with the protein product MSSAAWELQKAVYGALVANADLVAALGGARIYDEVPRGAAFPYVTLGPTTTRDWSTGTEEGAEHALTLMAWSKAPGAREVHLVLDALRAALHEAALSVSGQRLVSIRHEASDTVRERDGETWQGIARFRAVTEPNP
- a CDS encoding HK97 family phage prohead protease, whose protein sequence is MGASQANRTTTRGGVPAPAPEMKFVSLDFKHTEADGTFEGYASLFNREDLGRDVVMPGAFRESLASRGPRGVKLLFQHDSNQPIGVWTVLREDARGLYAQGRLMREVSKAREVMALMRAGALDGLSIGFRTVKARRDKASGVRRIDKIDLWEISIVTFPLLPEARITTTKQKPFASGPPTEREFERWLTRDAGLTRGEARAVLRSGLSGLKALRDAGGGMTTEAQLAARMREAAIALRS